A genomic stretch from Helianthus annuus cultivar XRQ/B chromosome 1, HanXRQr2.0-SUNRISE, whole genome shotgun sequence includes:
- the LOC110875515 gene encoding non-specific lipid-transfer protein Lac s 1-like has translation MWLLLWLLQKAIEDKLAACNCLKSASRSLNPNPALAKTLPGNCGISLGFTMSANIDCTKFVLLFIKGRTRNQLTRRITLKNYASPGVFKLGMSLR, from the exons ATGTGGTTGCTATTGTGGCTGCTGCAAAAGGCCATTGAAGATAAACTAGCTGCTTGTAATTGCCTCAAGTCGGCTTCGAGAAGCCTAAACCCAAATCCAGCGCTAGCTAAAACACTTCCTGGAAATTGTGGGATCAGTTTGGGTTTCACCATGTCAGCTAACATTGATTGCACCAA ATTCGTACTTCTTTTTATAAAAGGGAGGACGAGGAACCAATTGACGAGAAGAATTACTTTGAAGAATTATGCAAGCCCAGGTGTGTTCAAGCTTGGCATGAGTCTCAG ATGA